The Lujinxingia vulgaris genome includes a region encoding these proteins:
- a CDS encoding YkgJ family cysteine cluster protein, translating into MTSRRFECTRCQRCCARPGQVEFSAPEAFLAASFLQLPLAELTEAYMQPEGDGWIIDVDEGSPCPFLGKDGCVIHSVKPSQCRTYPFWPELIDEPGAWQAEAAWCEGIGQGPVYDDDAIAAILNGEGDTFENDSEPS; encoded by the coding sequence ATGACATCTCGACGCTTTGAATGCACACGCTGCCAGCGCTGCTGCGCGCGCCCCGGCCAGGTGGAGTTCAGCGCGCCGGAGGCCTTTCTGGCGGCCTCATTTCTGCAACTTCCCCTGGCCGAACTCACCGAGGCGTATATGCAGCCCGAGGGTGATGGCTGGATCATCGACGTCGATGAAGGCTCACCCTGCCCCTTTCTGGGAAAAGATGGGTGTGTGATCCACTCGGTTAAACCCTCCCAATGCCGCACTTACCCCTTCTGGCCCGAGCTCATCGACGAGCCCGGCGCCTGGCAGGCCGAGGCCGCCTGGTGTGAGGGTATCGGGCAAGGCCCGGTCTACGACGATGATGCTATCGCCGCGATCCTCAATGGCGAGGGCGACACCTTTGAAAACGACTCCGAGCCGTCCTGA
- a CDS encoding hemolysin family protein: MDVVIAEVIGIFVCLIGSAYFSGSETALTSLSEGQTERLIEEKGVRSLRLWRDRPLVVLTSILIGNNIFNITASALATDLAARLLGSTAASQWAIPVAVGAMTFLLLTFGEITPKTIARVRNQQLASMVMWPMRLPVALFAPATFFFNKLAAGVMRLVGGSVDERQPYATSEELQYMIDLGSREGQIPEDRERLLRSVFEFPDTVVREIMVPRTDMVAIPEEINLEEVLEVLMECGHSRIPVYRETIDDIVGLFYAKDVIQLMAARQDFELSKLLRRTYFVPATKRIADLLAEFQINRIHMAVVVDEFGGTAGLITLEDIIEEFFGDIQDEYDTEPAQIIAIDEVRVMADARVPIYDLEEYYDMELPEHPDYESLGGFILSQSGSVPEAGDEIVWNDLVFRVIEADAKRIIRVEIERRAAEQDASEELVS; the protein is encoded by the coding sequence TTGGACGTTGTCATAGCGGAAGTCATCGGAATCTTCGTTTGTCTGATTGGCTCTGCGTATTTTTCAGGTTCTGAGACGGCACTGACCTCACTGAGTGAGGGGCAGACCGAGCGTCTGATCGAGGAAAAGGGGGTGCGCTCGTTGCGCCTCTGGCGCGATAGGCCGCTGGTGGTGCTGACCTCGATCCTGATCGGGAACAACATCTTCAACATCACGGCCTCGGCGCTGGCCACCGATCTTGCGGCACGGCTGCTGGGATCGACGGCCGCCTCGCAGTGGGCGATTCCGGTAGCCGTTGGCGCGATGACCTTCCTGCTGCTGACCTTCGGTGAGATCACGCCAAAGACGATCGCGCGGGTGCGCAACCAGCAGCTGGCCTCGATGGTGATGTGGCCGATGCGTCTTCCGGTTGCGCTCTTTGCTCCGGCGACCTTTTTCTTCAACAAACTCGCCGCCGGCGTGATGCGCCTTGTGGGCGGAAGCGTCGATGAGCGCCAGCCCTACGCCACCAGCGAGGAGCTGCAGTACATGATCGACCTGGGCTCGCGAGAGGGGCAGATCCCCGAAGATCGCGAGCGCCTGCTGCGCTCGGTCTTTGAGTTTCCCGACACCGTGGTGCGCGAGATCATGGTCCCGCGCACCGACATGGTGGCCATCCCCGAGGAGATCAACCTGGAGGAGGTCCTGGAGGTGTTGATGGAGTGCGGCCACAGCCGCATCCCGGTCTACCGCGAGACGATCGACGACATCGTGGGGCTCTTCTACGCCAAGGACGTCATTCAGTTGATGGCCGCCCGCCAGGATTTTGAGCTTAGCAAACTGCTCAGGCGCACCTACTTTGTGCCGGCCACCAAACGCATCGCCGATCTGCTGGCGGAGTTCCAGATCAACCGCATTCATATGGCGGTCGTTGTCGATGAGTTCGGGGGAACGGCGGGCCTGATCACCCTGGAAGATATCATCGAGGAGTTTTTCGGCGACATTCAGGATGAGTACGACACCGAGCCGGCTCAGATCATTGCGATCGACGAGGTGCGCGTGATGGCCGATGCCCGGGTGCCGATCTACGATCTGGAAGAGTATTACGATATGGAGCTTCCGGAGCACCCGGATTACGAGTCGCTCGGCGGGTTTATCCTCTCGCAGTCGGGGAGCGTGCCGGAGGCCGGCGATGAGATCGTGTGGAACGATCTGGTCTTCCGGGTTATTGAGGCCGACGCCAAGCGCATCATCCGCGTGGAGATCGAGCGTCGTGCCGCCGAGCAGGACGCCTCCGAGGAGCTGGTCTCCTGA
- a CDS encoding LolA family protein, producing MMTPWMKIAAAVAAGSVAALTALSQPLAQEGGEPAQVAKAPAEMSAEDVARRVQRFYQETGDFQAAFAQTYTDIAAGESKRSRGRVYFKKPGKMRWDYYSPTDATQRERVLVSDGSAFWIYEFEFQQVFKQCLEDSQLPTSLRFLMGQGDLLEEFNAELSERSTAQAPELKLTPKEPTPHYRELRFRVDPQTFQVTRTTVYDPYGNTNEIVFQNTRVNRNLPDSGFEFEAPQGARLLNAQQECD from the coding sequence ATGATGACACCCTGGATGAAGATCGCTGCTGCGGTCGCGGCGGGTTCGGTCGCCGCGCTCACCGCGCTCAGTCAACCCCTGGCCCAGGAGGGCGGCGAGCCGGCCCAGGTGGCGAAGGCTCCCGCCGAGATGAGCGCCGAGGATGTGGCGCGCCGCGTGCAGCGCTTCTACCAGGAGACGGGCGACTTTCAGGCCGCCTTTGCCCAGACCTACACCGATATTGCGGCCGGAGAGAGCAAACGCTCGCGGGGGCGCGTCTACTTTAAGAAGCCCGGCAAAATGCGCTGGGATTACTACAGCCCAACCGATGCGACCCAGCGTGAGCGCGTACTGGTGAGCGACGGATCGGCTTTCTGGATCTACGAGTTCGAGTTTCAGCAGGTCTTCAAGCAATGCCTGGAAGACAGCCAGCTGCCTACGAGTCTGCGCTTTTTGATGGGGCAGGGCGATCTTCTCGAAGAGTTCAACGCCGAGCTCAGTGAGCGCTCCACGGCGCAGGCCCCGGAGCTGAAGCTCACGCCCAAAGAGCCCACGCCGCATTACCGGGAGCTGCGTTTCCGGGTGGATCCGCAGACCTTCCAGGTGACCCGCACCACCGTCTACGATCCCTACGGGAACACCAATGAGATCGTGTTTCAGAACACCCGCGTAAACCGCAACCTGCCCGACAGCGGCTTTGAGTTTGAGGCGCCCCAGGGCGCGCGCCTGCTCAACGCCCAGCAGGAGTGTGACTGA
- a CDS encoding LemA family protein has product MKRVFMVIAALAIALAGYLLLDFSFEKLQDARRISRIPLSKTQGVLPGETYVSGAARARPGQPLLRSPDTSTDCLYYHYTIEREEKDSDGDTRWVLFDSSTEMSDFVLVDDTGEIRVSPNLPSDVHVGVSHQREHGQFRYTEYRIDPGDRLVVMGMAARAASGAMSLRFDLDGSYVPIISDEDQRSETQSRARTSAFATGAAMVMLMFASWLLLGAFRVHNTTLFLLLFTLGSTMTLVKMGISLADRDVSELGDRLERLDRSLSSEVGRLDASATTDWRDAALITSLDVPGEELMRLRRQRVAAAQVIEAARYDLSRFPELLFASRVPDALLQPPALSSEDDALRTPVEAPAAMPGIWGWLLVIALLAAMLASTRAGLRAVKLKRLMEHMPTSPIRGVNYGLTEICGQPSQLSGTDELRGPVSNRLCLYYNYVVTRKSGDKTVTEKNITEHTPFLLTDASDSVVVHPREATFYTDHSVSTREGSRTYTERAIYLEDALYVLGFAGISGDAHDHLEVLHREDLPLVIAALPERELHYRVGRKGNFLLGLGVALTASLGMYTFTSFGTFGAGDYFYATLTSCLYTAACFVALLYNDLVFVRERVRRGFANIEVALKKRFDLIAALLPVVESYVAHERETLEAIAELRSHAPAEGPSREAIAQTSTDLGASNQASAALFALRESYPHLQADTHINALMRTLTDVEDELALMRAGYNDTVEHYNTRITTLPEIFIARPFGFAPAMHLDATVARMSPAPDMSALTTHDRAKAQAP; this is encoded by the coding sequence GTGAAAAGAGTGTTCATGGTCATCGCCGCGCTGGCCATTGCGCTGGCCGGCTACCTGCTGCTCGACTTCAGCTTTGAGAAGTTGCAAGACGCCCGACGCATCAGCCGCATCCCCTTGAGCAAAACGCAGGGTGTACTCCCTGGCGAGACCTACGTTAGCGGTGCAGCCCGCGCGCGTCCGGGCCAACCGCTACTTCGCAGCCCGGACACGAGCACCGACTGCCTCTATTATCACTACACCATCGAGCGCGAGGAGAAGGACAGCGACGGCGACACCCGCTGGGTGCTCTTCGACTCCAGCACCGAGATGTCGGACTTCGTGCTGGTCGATGACACCGGTGAGATCCGCGTCAGCCCGAACCTCCCGAGCGATGTCCATGTTGGCGTGAGCCATCAGCGCGAACACGGGCAGTTCCGATACACCGAGTACCGCATCGATCCGGGTGATCGACTGGTGGTGATGGGCATGGCAGCGCGCGCAGCCTCCGGCGCGATGTCGCTGCGCTTTGACCTCGACGGGAGCTACGTCCCGATCATCTCCGATGAAGATCAGCGCAGCGAGACGCAGTCGCGCGCCCGCACCTCTGCCTTTGCCACCGGCGCAGCGATGGTGATGTTGATGTTTGCAAGCTGGCTCTTGCTCGGCGCTTTTCGCGTGCACAACACCACCCTCTTTTTGCTCCTCTTTACGCTGGGCTCGACGATGACCCTGGTGAAGATGGGCATTTCCCTGGCCGATCGCGACGTCTCGGAGCTCGGCGATCGCCTGGAGCGCCTCGATCGCAGCCTCAGCTCGGAGGTGGGGCGGCTCGACGCCAGCGCTACTACCGACTGGCGAGACGCCGCCCTGATCACCAGCCTCGATGTCCCCGGCGAGGAGTTGATGCGGCTTCGCCGCCAACGCGTGGCTGCGGCGCAGGTCATTGAGGCTGCCCGCTATGATCTGAGCCGCTTCCCGGAACTTCTTTTCGCCTCACGGGTTCCCGATGCGCTCCTGCAACCGCCGGCGCTCAGCTCGGAAGACGACGCGCTGCGCACTCCGGTGGAGGCCCCCGCAGCGATGCCCGGCATCTGGGGATGGCTCCTGGTGATCGCCCTCCTTGCAGCGATGCTGGCGAGCACCCGCGCAGGACTTCGGGCGGTCAAGCTCAAGCGCCTGATGGAACATATGCCCACAAGCCCCATCCGCGGCGTGAACTACGGGCTCACCGAGATCTGCGGCCAGCCCTCGCAGCTCTCCGGTACCGACGAGCTTCGCGGGCCGGTCTCCAACCGCCTCTGCCTCTATTACAACTACGTGGTCACACGAAAATCCGGCGACAAAACAGTCACCGAGAAAAACATCACCGAACACACCCCATTTCTGCTCACTGACGCGAGCGACTCGGTCGTCGTGCATCCCCGGGAGGCGACCTTCTACACCGACCACAGCGTCTCGACCAGAGAGGGCTCTCGCACCTACACCGAGCGCGCCATCTACCTGGAAGACGCCCTCTACGTGCTTGGCTTCGCCGGGATCTCCGGCGATGCCCACGACCACCTGGAGGTGCTCCATCGCGAGGATCTTCCCCTGGTGATCGCCGCGCTCCCCGAACGCGAGCTTCACTACCGGGTTGGGAGAAAAGGCAACTTCCTGCTGGGACTGGGCGTGGCGCTGACCGCGTCGCTGGGCATGTACACCTTCACCAGTTTCGGAACGTTCGGGGCGGGCGACTACTTCTACGCCACCCTCACAAGCTGCCTCTACACCGCGGCGTGTTTTGTGGCTCTGCTCTACAACGACCTTGTCTTTGTGAGAGAGCGCGTACGCCGCGGCTTTGCCAACATTGAGGTCGCGCTCAAGAAGCGTTTTGATCTGATCGCCGCACTTCTCCCGGTGGTGGAGTCGTACGTTGCCCACGAGCGCGAGACGCTTGAGGCCATCGCTGAGCTGCGCAGCCACGCGCCAGCCGAAGGGCCATCGCGCGAAGCGATCGCACAAACCTCGACCGACCTGGGCGCGTCCAACCAGGCCAGCGCGGCACTTTTTGCGCTACGCGAGTCCTACCCGCATCTTCAGGCCGACACGCATATCAACGCCCTGATGCGCACACTCACCGACGTCGAAGATGAGCTCGCGCTGATGCGCGCCGGCTACAATGACACCGTCGAACATTATAACACCCGCATCACGACGCTCCCGGAGATCTTCATCGCGCGCCCCTTTGGCTTTGCGCCGGCGATGCACCTGGATGCGACGGTCGCACGCATGAGCCCCGCGCCCGACATGAGCGCCCTGACCACACACGATCGGGCAAAGGCTCAGGCCCCCTGA